One genomic segment of Pandoraea thiooxydans includes these proteins:
- the mdcH gene encoding malonate decarboxylase subunit epsilon, with protein sequence MSIVWTFPGQGAQRAGMLHDLPAHPMIAATLDEASAALGHDVLRLDDAAALRSTVAVQLCLLIAGVAFARLLGHRARPPEMVAGLSIGAYPAAVTAGALDFGDAVRLVALRGRLMEDAYPHGYGMLAIIGLTQPALQPLIDLVNTPATPLFLANLNDLTQLVVAGAQSALQRIDALAREHGARRCEMLQVAVPSHCPLLAEPAAELARAFASVPTHAPHCVYLSSTIARPLWRGDLIAADLAHNMARPVRWRDTIELARERGARLAIEMPGGSVLTRLAAGACCQWNAVSADEHRLDDLVWLSDRESVAN encoded by the coding sequence ATGAGTATCGTCTGGACTTTTCCCGGTCAGGGCGCGCAGCGTGCGGGCATGCTGCACGACCTGCCCGCGCATCCCATGATTGCCGCGACCCTCGATGAGGCCAGCGCGGCGCTGGGCCACGATGTGCTCAGGCTCGACGACGCCGCGGCGCTGCGCTCGACCGTGGCCGTGCAGCTCTGCCTGCTGATCGCCGGCGTGGCCTTTGCCCGCTTGCTAGGCCACCGGGCCCGTCCGCCCGAGATGGTCGCGGGCCTGTCGATCGGCGCCTATCCCGCGGCTGTGACGGCCGGCGCACTCGACTTCGGCGACGCGGTGCGGCTCGTGGCATTGCGCGGGCGCCTGATGGAAGATGCCTATCCGCATGGCTACGGCATGCTGGCGATCATCGGCCTGACCCAACCCGCTTTGCAGCCGCTGATCGATCTCGTCAATACGCCGGCCACGCCGCTGTTTCTGGCCAATCTCAACGATCTGACCCAACTGGTGGTCGCCGGCGCACAGAGCGCGCTGCAGCGCATCGACGCGCTGGCGCGCGAGCACGGCGCGCGCCGCTGCGAAATGCTGCAGGTGGCGGTGCCTTCGCACTGCCCGCTGCTGGCCGAGCCAGCGGCTGAACTCGCTCGGGCGTTCGCCAGCGTGCCCACGCACGCCCCGCACTGCGTCTATCTGAGCAGCACTATTGCCCGCCCGTTGTGGCGCGGCGATCTGATCGCCGCCGATCTCGCCCACAACATGGCTCGTCCCGTGCGGTGGCGCGACACCATCGAGCTGGCCCGCGAACGCGGCGCCCGCCTGGCCATCGAAATGCCCGGCGGCAGCGTCCTTACGCGGCTGGCCGCGGGCGCCTGTTGCCAATGGAATGCGGTCAGCGCCGACGAGCATCGGCTTGACGATCTGGTGTGGCTGAGCGACCGGGAGTCCGTCGCAAACTGA
- a CDS encoding endo alpha-1,4 polygalactosaminidase: MPESRPSVVPRSNAARSARRVRAGWRPLLAGLVASLFLGKAIGAPAPLPWSIAFYYGDSPPLGQLARFDLAVVEPDSGFDPTAFAAMPTQWFAYVSVGEVDPSRSYYAQIPKRWLIGRNGEWHASVVDQAAPGWPAFFVAHVIDPLWKQGYRGFFLDTLDSYQLVAKTDAQRERERAGLVAVIEAIHRRYPSAKLILNRGFELLPEVHDAVFAVAFESLYQGWSEAAGRYVDVPQEDRQWLLGQADMVRQRYGLPVIAIDYCAPADTGCASRTVTRIRAQGIVPYVGDGHLQTVNPASAN, from the coding sequence ATGCCTGAGTCCCGGCCGTCGGTGGTGCCCCGTTCCAACGCCGCTCGCTCCGCGCGCCGAGTCCGCGCGGGCTGGCGGCCCTTGCTGGCGGGCCTGGTGGCGTCGCTTTTCCTGGGCAAGGCAATTGGAGCACCCGCGCCCTTGCCCTGGAGCATTGCGTTCTACTATGGCGACTCGCCCCCGCTGGGGCAATTGGCCAGATTCGACCTCGCCGTGGTCGAGCCCGACAGCGGGTTCGATCCCACCGCATTCGCGGCCATGCCGACGCAATGGTTTGCTTACGTCAGCGTGGGCGAAGTCGATCCGTCGCGCAGTTACTATGCGCAGATTCCCAAGCGCTGGCTGATCGGCCGCAACGGCGAGTGGCATGCAAGTGTCGTCGACCAGGCAGCGCCTGGCTGGCCCGCGTTTTTCGTCGCGCATGTGATCGATCCGCTGTGGAAGCAGGGCTATCGCGGCTTTTTTTTGGATACGCTCGATTCCTATCAACTGGTGGCCAAAACCGACGCGCAGCGCGAGCGTGAGCGCGCAGGCCTGGTGGCCGTCATCGAGGCAATTCATCGGCGCTACCCAAGCGCTAAACTGATCCTCAATCGCGGTTTCGAATTGCTGCCTGAGGTGCATGACGCGGTATTCGCAGTCGCGTTCGAATCGTTGTACCAGGGCTGGAGCGAAGCGGCCGGACGATATGTCGACGTCCCGCAGGAGGACCGTCAATGGCTGCTCGGCCAGGCCGACATGGTCAGGCAGCGCTATGGCCTGCCCGTGATCGCGATCGATTACTGCGCGCCCGCCGACACCGGCTGCGCGAGCCGCACGGTGACGCGCATCAGGGCACAGGGTATCGTGCCGTACGTCGGTGACGGCCACCTTCAGACGGTCAACCCCGCATCGGCGAATTAG
- the galE gene encoding UDP-glucose 4-epimerase GalE, which produces MNTVSQRTILVTGGAGYIGSHTCVELLSRGDRVIVLDNLANSNPESIERVRRITGCEIELIVGDACSAEVMRQVFDAYPIDAAIHFAALKSLGESLSQPLAYYRNNLDSLLTLVETMSRRNVKTLVFSSSAAVYGIPASVPVDESFPLQAGTPYGRTKLMGEQILSDLAAADPQWRIGMLRYFNPVGAHESGLIGEDSADAPSNLMPYVAQVAAGRQPILRVFGGDYDTVDGTGVRDYIHVVDLARGHLAALDTLFGRPGGFTVNLGTGRGYSVLQMIAAFEQASGRRIPYEIVARRAGDVGACYADASAAARELGWRATLDIERMCADQWRWQSQNPSGFGQRKPPSAA; this is translated from the coding sequence ATGAATACCGTCTCCCAACGCACCATTCTCGTGACCGGTGGCGCCGGCTATATCGGCTCGCACACCTGCGTCGAGCTGCTGTCGCGAGGCGATCGCGTCATCGTGCTGGACAATCTGGCCAACAGTAACCCCGAATCGATCGAGCGCGTGCGCCGGATCACCGGCTGCGAAATCGAGCTGATCGTGGGCGACGCCTGTTCGGCCGAGGTCATGCGGCAGGTCTTCGACGCGTACCCGATCGATGCGGCAATTCATTTTGCCGCGCTCAAATCGCTGGGCGAGTCGCTCAGTCAGCCGCTGGCCTACTACCGCAACAATCTCGACAGCCTGCTGACGCTGGTCGAGACGATGAGCCGCCGCAACGTCAAGACGCTGGTGTTCAGCTCGTCCGCGGCGGTGTATGGCATTCCGGCCTCGGTGCCGGTCGACGAGTCGTTTCCGCTGCAGGCAGGCACGCCTTACGGGCGCACCAAATTGATGGGCGAGCAGATACTGTCCGATCTGGCCGCCGCCGACCCGCAATGGCGCATCGGCATGCTGCGTTACTTCAATCCGGTCGGGGCTCACGAGAGCGGGTTGATCGGCGAGGACTCGGCCGACGCGCCGAGCAACCTGATGCCCTATGTGGCCCAGGTCGCTGCGGGCAGGCAACCGATACTGCGGGTATTCGGCGGCGACTACGACACCGTCGACGGCACCGGCGTGCGCGACTATATCCATGTCGTGGATCTGGCGCGCGGGCATCTGGCCGCACTCGACACCCTGTTCGGGCGGCCCGGCGGCTTCACCGTCAACCTGGGCACCGGGCGCGGCTACAGCGTGCTGCAGATGATTGCGGCATTCGAGCAGGCCAGCGGGCGCAGGATTCCCTATGAGATTGTCGCGCGCCGCGCGGGTGACGTCGGCGCCTGCTATGCCGATGCTTCGGCGGCAGCGCGCGAGTTGGGCTGGCGCGCCACGCTGGACATCGAGCGCATGTGCGCCGACCAGTGGCGCTGGCAATCGCAAAACCCAAGTGGCTTTGGCCAGCGCAAGCCGCCGAGCGCAGCCTGA
- a CDS encoding MFS transporter: MEMLDNTMAGTGARKQRTPLNRSQIAGFWGAWAGWTLDGMDSFIYALVLAPALTELLPKSGYAATPGNIGLAGSILFALFLVGWGLSFIWGPIADRFGRTRVLAATIFIFAIFTGLAATAQSVWSLAIYRLIAGIGIGGEWALAGTYVAEAWPEDRRKMGAGYLQTGYYAGFFLAAALNYTIGAHFGWRAMFLTGAVPVVVSILVLLRVKETDKWQRAEKSAVVQHAKPLREIFSARYARRTLVAAALLTVAIIGLWAGAVYEPAAVIHLALKAGMAKVDAVKTASIATAILSIGTILGCLALPPMAERIGRRKTLAVYFLGMAVSIAVSFGWAFYLPNGLVPFIALLFVLGFFGGNFALFSLWLPEQFETRVRATAFAFCTSAGRFIGAGVNFALGAMVLHMKTLGVPVALTAIVFVLGLLIIPLAPETKGNELPN; this comes from the coding sequence ATGGAGATGTTGGATAACACGATGGCCGGTACCGGGGCGCGCAAGCAGCGCACTCCCCTCAATCGCTCGCAAATCGCCGGCTTTTGGGGCGCCTGGGCGGGCTGGACACTGGACGGCATGGATTCGTTCATCTACGCGCTGGTGCTCGCGCCGGCGCTGACCGAATTGCTGCCCAAGTCCGGCTATGCCGCCACGCCCGGCAATATCGGCCTGGCCGGCTCGATTCTGTTCGCATTGTTTCTGGTCGGCTGGGGGCTGTCGTTCATCTGGGGGCCCATCGCCGATCGATTCGGGCGCACGCGCGTGCTCGCCGCGACGATTTTCATTTTTGCCATTTTCACCGGACTGGCCGCCACCGCGCAGTCGGTCTGGTCGCTGGCCATCTATCGCCTGATCGCCGGCATCGGCATCGGCGGCGAATGGGCGCTGGCCGGCACCTACGTGGCCGAAGCATGGCCGGAAGACCGTCGCAAAATGGGCGCCGGTTATCTGCAAACCGGCTATTACGCGGGCTTTTTCCTGGCCGCCGCGCTCAATTACACGATCGGCGCGCACTTCGGCTGGCGCGCGATGTTTCTTACCGGCGCGGTGCCGGTCGTAGTGTCGATCCTGGTACTGCTGCGCGTCAAGGAAACCGACAAGTGGCAGCGTGCCGAGAAAAGCGCCGTGGTCCAGCACGCGAAACCATTGCGTGAAATTTTCAGTGCGCGTTATGCCAGGCGCACCCTGGTGGCCGCGGCCTTGCTGACGGTGGCCATTATCGGCCTGTGGGCCGGCGCTGTGTACGAGCCGGCCGCCGTGATCCATCTTGCGCTCAAAGCCGGCATGGCCAAGGTCGACGCGGTGAAGACCGCCTCGATTGCCACCGCGATCCTGTCGATCGGCACGATTCTGGGCTGTTTGGCCCTGCCGCCGATGGCCGAGAGAATCGGCCGACGCAAGACGCTCGCCGTGTACTTCCTCGGCATGGCAGTGTCGATTGCCGTGAGCTTCGGCTGGGCGTTCTATTTGCCCAACGGGCTGGTGCCGTTCATCGCGCTGCTGTTTGTGCTGGGATTTTTCGGCGGCAATTTCGCTCTGTTCAGCCTGTGGCTGCCGGAGCAGTTCGAGACGCGCGTGCGCGCCACCGCTTTCGCGTTCTGCACGTCGGCGGGCCGCTTTATCGGCGCCGGCGTGAACTTCGCACTCGGCGCGATGGTGCTGCACATGAAGACGCTGGGCGTGCCGGTGGCGCTGACGGCCATCGTGTTCGTGCTGGGCCTGCTGATCATCCCGCTCGCGCCGGAGACCAAAGGCAATGAGTTGCCGAACTGA
- a CDS encoding biotin-independent malonate decarboxylase subunit beta, protein MNAHDILTRQSFIELGARERAHALLDPGSFRELAGPFERLYSPWLMQQGITAQADDGVVAAKGLLAQQPTVVLAIEGAFQGGSMGEIAGAKIAGCLALALEDNHNGTPTGAIILFETGGVRLQEANLGLAAIAEIQAGIVALRRHRPVLGIIAGTVGCYGGMSIAAALCSELIVTREARLGLNGPAVIEQEAGIAEFDSRDKPMIWRLTGGEQRYRSGLADRLVEDDATQVRDAAIACFARGTPPLCRSERVEQFRDSLAQIDPDTAVTPEQAVTIYGRRFAA, encoded by the coding sequence ATGAACGCGCACGATATTTTGACCAGACAGAGCTTTATCGAACTGGGCGCGCGCGAGCGGGCCCATGCGCTGCTCGATCCGGGATCGTTTCGCGAACTGGCCGGCCCGTTCGAGCGCCTGTATTCGCCATGGCTCATGCAGCAAGGCATCACCGCGCAGGCCGACGATGGCGTGGTGGCGGCCAAGGGATTGCTGGCGCAACAGCCGACTGTCGTGCTCGCGATCGAGGGCGCATTCCAGGGCGGCAGCATGGGCGAGATCGCCGGCGCGAAAATCGCCGGCTGTCTGGCCCTGGCGCTCGAAGACAATCACAACGGCACACCGACCGGCGCAATCATTCTGTTCGAGACCGGCGGCGTCCGCCTGCAGGAAGCCAACCTCGGCCTGGCCGCGATCGCCGAGATCCAGGCCGGGATCGTTGCCCTGCGGCGCCACCGTCCGGTGCTGGGCATTATCGCCGGCACGGTCGGCTGCTATGGCGGCATGTCGATCGCCGCGGCGCTGTGCAGCGAGCTGATCGTCACGCGCGAGGCCCGCCTCGGGCTCAATGGCCCCGCGGTGATCGAGCAGGAAGCCGGCATCGCCGAATTCGACTCGCGCGACAAGCCGATGATCTGGCGCCTGACCGGCGGCGAGCAACGCTACCGCAGCGGACTCGCCGACCGGCTGGTCGAGGACGACGCGACGCAGGTGCGCGACGCCGCCATCGCCTGCTTCGCGCGCGGCACCCCGCCGCTGTGCCGCAGCGAGCGCGTCGAGCAGTTCCGGGACAGCCTCGCGCAGATCGACCCCGACACGGCCGTCACACCGGAACAGGCGGTCACGATTTATGGCAGGAGATTCGCCGCATGA
- a CDS encoding malonate decarboxylase holo-ACP synthase yields the protein MHAPAAPGASRAASTSLAAAPEPVLVSADREGALLPHDLLWFASPRAYESPDPLPAWASREWLGSAPAVVRRASRELPARIPVGLRGRMRHQRHAAWVDARDVIRRVAPEALARSRAWQTHPQRDALPCLRMLERIAPMLDACGLTWGITGSVGFTLASGLFVLRQDSDLDLLLRLPRAMSAGAAANLLRALAALNEQAGEASRIDVQADTGHGAFSLAEWAAARGAVLLKTDCGPVLRDDPWATPARPRMPVTARSCPSAI from the coding sequence ATGCATGCACCAGCCGCACCCGGCGCATCGCGTGCGGCCAGCACGAGCCTGGCTGCGGCGCCCGAACCCGTTCTCGTGAGCGCGGATCGCGAGGGTGCTCTCTTGCCGCACGATCTTCTTTGGTTCGCGTCGCCGCGGGCGTACGAATCGCCCGACCCGCTGCCCGCATGGGCGTCTCGAGAATGGCTCGGCAGCGCGCCCGCCGTGGTGCGGCGCGCTTCGCGCGAGTTGCCCGCGCGGATCCCGGTCGGTTTGCGCGGCCGCATGCGCCATCAGCGTCACGCCGCCTGGGTCGACGCGCGCGACGTCATCCGCCGCGTCGCGCCCGAGGCGCTGGCCCGCTCGCGCGCCTGGCAGACACATCCGCAACGTGACGCGTTGCCGTGCCTGCGTATGCTCGAACGCATCGCGCCGATGCTCGACGCGTGCGGCCTGACCTGGGGAATTACCGGCAGCGTCGGCTTCACGCTGGCCAGCGGCCTGTTCGTGCTGCGCCAGGACAGCGACCTCGATCTGCTGTTGCGCCTGCCCCGCGCGATGTCCGCCGGCGCGGCAGCCAACCTGTTGCGCGCGCTCGCGGCATTGAATGAGCAAGCGGGCGAGGCGAGCCGCATCGACGTGCAGGCCGACACCGGGCACGGCGCTTTCTCGCTGGCCGAATGGGCCGCCGCGCGTGGGGCCGTGCTGCTCAAAACCGACTGCGGCCCGGTGCTGCGCGACGACCCGTGGGCGACGCCTGCACGGCCTCGAATGCCAGTGACGGCACGGTCGTGCCCGTCAGCCATATGA
- the pelG gene encoding exopolysaccharide Pel transporter PelG, translating to MAGIGFELRKILKRDSLTGTLTAYGYAGIISAGPLVLSILGILLIGLLSLSTVEPPVRIVQFQISVTYLMAVSLIVTGALQLSFTRFISDRLFERRPDRVLPNYNAVALVTTVVTGVLGLGLALTAFRHESTLYRLLMLAGFVIISNIWIGVIFLTSVKQYRAILAIFFVGYLTTVIFAVALNRYGLEGLMGGFVIGHLILLIGLGSLIHRNYRSDDYLSWEVFDRRFAYPSLMFVGLLFNLGVWLDKFMFWFSPATGQVVIGPLHASLIYDLPVFISYLCVIPGMAVFLLRIETDFVEYYDAYYDAIRNGGTLKYIQDMRDMMVRSVRTGLYEILKIQALVTLLIFAFGDKLLRLLGISTLYLPLLHIDVISASLQVLFLGALNIFFYLDRRRVVLGLTAVFVLLSGLFTWITLEMGPNTYGYGYAGALLVVILLSVDMLDRRFASLEYDTYMLQKDA from the coding sequence ATGGCCGGTATCGGTTTCGAGCTGCGTAAGATACTCAAGCGCGATAGCCTGACCGGTACGCTGACGGCTTACGGCTACGCCGGAATCATCAGCGCCGGACCCCTGGTCCTGTCGATTCTTGGGATCCTGCTCATCGGCCTGCTCAGCCTGTCGACGGTAGAACCGCCAGTGCGAATCGTGCAGTTCCAGATTTCCGTGACCTATCTGATGGCCGTCAGCCTGATCGTCACCGGTGCATTGCAGCTGTCGTTCACGCGTTTCATTTCCGATCGCCTGTTCGAGCGGCGGCCCGATCGGGTGCTGCCGAACTACAACGCGGTGGCGCTCGTCACCACCGTGGTCACCGGCGTGCTGGGCCTGGGCCTCGCCCTGACGGCATTTCGACACGAATCGACGCTTTACCGCCTACTGATGCTGGCCGGCTTTGTGATCATCAGCAATATCTGGATCGGCGTGATCTTTCTCACCAGCGTCAAGCAATATCGGGCGATCCTGGCGATTTTCTTCGTCGGATATCTCACCACGGTGATTTTTGCCGTGGCGCTGAATCGCTACGGCCTGGAGGGGCTGATGGGCGGTTTCGTGATCGGTCATTTGATCCTGCTGATCGGCCTGGGCAGCCTGATTCATCGCAACTACCGCTCCGACGACTATCTCTCCTGGGAGGTCTTCGACCGGCGCTTCGCCTATCCGAGCCTGATGTTCGTCGGCTTGTTGTTCAATCTGGGCGTGTGGCTGGACAAATTCATGTTCTGGTTTTCGCCGGCCACCGGGCAGGTAGTGATCGGCCCGTTGCACGCCTCGCTGATTTACGACCTGCCGGTTTTCATTTCGTATCTGTGCGTGATCCCTGGCATGGCTGTGTTTTTGCTGCGCATCGAGACCGATTTCGTCGAGTACTACGACGCCTACTACGATGCCATCCGCAACGGCGGCACGCTGAAGTACATCCAGGATATGCGCGACATGATGGTGCGCAGCGTACGCACCGGCCTGTATGAAATTCTCAAAATCCAGGCGTTGGTCACCCTGCTGATTTTTGCGTTCGGCGACAAGCTGCTTCGCCTGCTTGGCATCTCGACGCTTTACCTGCCGCTGCTGCACATCGATGTCATCTCGGCGAGTCTGCAGGTGCTGTTCCTGGGGGCGCTCAACATCTTCTTCTACCTCGACCGGCGCCGCGTGGTGCTCGGTCTCACTGCCGTCTTCGTGCTGCTTAGCGGCCTGTTTACCTGGATCACCCTCGAGATGGGGCCGAATACCTACGGCTACGGTTATGCCGGCGCGCTCCTGGTGGTGATACTGCTGTCGGTGGACATGCTCGACCGGCGCTTCGCCTCGCTCGAGTACGACACCTATATGCTGCAAAAAGATGCCTGA
- the pelF gene encoding GT4 family glycosyltransferase PelF produces MNSDLHRRAASADIALLLEGTFPYVRGGVSAWVNQMIRAFPEFTFAIAFIGSRKDDYGGAHYALPDNVVHFEEHYLYDFETDKPVISAQGDRQAFEHVARMHDELKQHRHAGVIGKLMREMMPMLEEGGPIGEQEFLHSQRSWDIITDRYNRFCTDPSFTDYFWTVRIMHKPLWQLARIAEKLPQARIYHTVSTGYAGFLGALLHFRHGRPLLVSEHGIYTKERKIDLLQSQWIHDNRGIFERDVSQVGYFQELWVRFFEAIGRIAYEAATDIVALYEGNRLRQLEDGAPPDKTRSIPNGIAVAQFAPLRAQRPTNVPPVVALIGRVVPIKDIKTFIRAMFIVKRQLPAAQGWIVGPESEDPDYAQECRDLIDSLGMQASVQMMGFRQIRELLPDVGLVALSSISEALPLVVLEAFAAGVPVVTTDVGSCRQLVEGLEGDDQALGAAGKVVQIADPEKFAQAVLALLTDDDAWRAAQRAGIARVERYYTHTLMEDSYRSLYRKLIADSAGQQSTETQ; encoded by the coding sequence ATGAACTCAGATCTCCATCGCCGCGCGGCTTCGGCCGATATCGCCTTGTTGCTCGAGGGCACATTTCCCTATGTGCGTGGGGGTGTCTCGGCGTGGGTCAATCAGATGATCCGCGCCTTTCCGGAATTCACGTTCGCGATCGCCTTCATCGGCAGCCGGAAAGATGATTACGGCGGCGCGCACTATGCGTTGCCGGACAACGTGGTGCATTTCGAAGAACACTATCTGTACGATTTCGAGACGGACAAGCCGGTGATCAGCGCCCAGGGCGATCGCCAGGCGTTCGAGCATGTCGCGCGCATGCACGACGAACTCAAACAGCACAGGCATGCCGGCGTGATCGGCAAGCTGATGCGCGAAATGATGCCCATGCTCGAAGAGGGTGGCCCGATCGGAGAACAGGAATTCCTGCACAGCCAACGCTCGTGGGACATCATCACCGATCGCTACAACCGGTTTTGCACCGATCCGTCGTTCACCGATTATTTCTGGACGGTGCGCATCATGCACAAACCGTTGTGGCAACTGGCCCGGATCGCCGAGAAGCTGCCGCAAGCCAGGATCTATCACACGGTGTCGACCGGTTATGCCGGATTTCTCGGCGCGCTGCTGCATTTCCGGCATGGTCGTCCATTGCTGGTGTCGGAGCACGGCATATATACGAAAGAGCGCAAGATCGACCTGTTGCAAAGCCAGTGGATTCACGACAACCGCGGCATTTTCGAGCGCGACGTCTCGCAAGTCGGTTACTTCCAGGAGCTCTGGGTGCGCTTTTTCGAGGCGATCGGCCGTATCGCCTACGAGGCGGCCACCGATATTGTCGCGCTCTACGAAGGCAATCGCCTGCGCCAGCTTGAGGACGGCGCCCCGCCGGACAAGACCCGCAGTATCCCGAACGGCATTGCCGTGGCGCAGTTCGCGCCGCTGCGCGCCCAGCGTCCGACGAACGTGCCGCCGGTGGTAGCGCTGATCGGCCGGGTCGTGCCGATCAAGGACATCAAGACATTCATTCGCGCGATGTTCATCGTCAAGCGCCAGTTGCCTGCGGCGCAGGGCTGGATAGTCGGCCCGGAATCCGAGGATCCCGACTACGCGCAGGAGTGCCGCGACCTGATAGACAGCCTCGGCATGCAGGCAAGCGTGCAAATGATGGGTTTCCGGCAGATTCGCGAACTGTTGCCGGATGTCGGCCTGGTGGCCTTGAGCTCGATCAGCGAGGCCTTGCCGCTGGTCGTGCTCGAAGCCTTTGCTGCCGGTGTGCCGGTCGTGACCACCGACGTCGGCTCCTGCCGGCAACTGGTCGAGGGGCTCGAGGGCGACGACCAGGCGCTGGGCGCGGCCGGCAAGGTGGTGCAGATCGCCGACCCCGAGAAATTTGCCCAGGCGGTGCTGGCGCTGCTCACCGACGACGACGCGTGGCGGGCTGCGCAACGGGCCGGCATCGCGCGCGTCGAGCGTTACTATACGCACACGCTGATGGAAGACAGCTACCGTTCGCTGTATCGCAAGCTGATCGCGGACAGTGCCGGGCAACAATCCACGGAGACGCAATAA
- the mdcE gene encoding biotin-independent malonate decarboxylase subunit gamma, whose protein sequence is MTSSNPSEPMQRGRTWLAALGGPAAPQAGYAASVQVVDGSLADAAARFIAVVPDPDNPFPRARHGEVGLREAWDIARAVREVIDADEHSTHKRPVVAVVDVASQAYGRNEEALGIHQALAGAVDAYASARESGHPVIALLVGRAMSGAFLAHGYQANRLIALDDPQVMVHAMGKASAARITQRTVEGLEALSAQVPPMAYDIGNYASLGLLWRLLKVRQADAPEPADVALVRETLEAALRDIRAEPERRPGVQLAGPQRGATCRVKALLREQW, encoded by the coding sequence ATGACATCCTCCAACCCTTCCGAACCGATGCAGCGTGGCCGTACATGGCTGGCGGCGCTTGGCGGGCCGGCCGCACCTCAAGCCGGCTACGCCGCCTCGGTCCAGGTGGTCGACGGCTCGCTGGCCGATGCCGCGGCACGCTTTATCGCAGTGGTACCCGACCCCGACAATCCGTTTCCCCGCGCCCGCCACGGCGAAGTCGGCCTGCGCGAGGCGTGGGACATCGCCCGTGCCGTGCGCGAGGTCATCGACGCGGACGAGCACAGCACTCACAAACGACCGGTGGTGGCGGTGGTCGACGTCGCCAGCCAGGCTTATGGGCGTAACGAGGAAGCATTGGGCATTCACCAGGCACTCGCCGGTGCCGTGGATGCCTACGCGAGCGCGCGTGAGTCGGGGCATCCGGTCATCGCGCTGCTGGTCGGGCGTGCCATGTCGGGGGCCTTCCTCGCGCACGGCTACCAGGCCAACCGGCTGATTGCGCTGGACGACCCGCAGGTGATGGTGCATGCGATGGGCAAGGCGTCGGCCGCGCGCATCACGCAGCGCACGGTCGAGGGGCTCGAGGCGCTGAGCGCGCAGGTGCCGCCGATGGCCTACGACATCGGCAACTATGCGTCGCTGGGCCTGCTGTGGCGTTTGCTGAAAGTACGTCAGGCCGATGCCCCCGAGCCGGCCGACGTGGCGCTGGTGCGCGAAACGCTGGAAGCGGCCCTGCGCGACATCCGCGCCGAGCCGGAGCGCCGCCCCGGCGTGCAACTGGCGGGGCCGCAGCGCGGCGCCACCTGCCGGGTGAAAGCGCTGCTGCGCGAACAGTGGTGA
- a CDS encoding malonate decarboxylase subunit delta, whose amino-acid sequence METLTFDYPAGTRARGRALAGVVASGDLEVLLEPADDARTIVRVTTSVDGMAGVWGAVLERIFGAGTLPAAQLEINDFGATPGVVRMRVGQVLDMIAAHDSGARR is encoded by the coding sequence ATGGAAACCTTGACCTTCGATTACCCCGCCGGCACACGCGCCCGCGGCCGCGCGCTCGCCGGCGTGGTGGCCTCGGGCGATCTCGAAGTGCTGCTCGAGCCGGCCGACGACGCGCGCACCATCGTTCGCGTGACGACCTCCGTCGACGGCATGGCCGGCGTCTGGGGCGCCGTGCTCGAGCGCATTTTCGGCGCCGGCACGTTGCCGGCCGCGCAGCTCGAAATCAATGATTTCGGCGCCACCCCCGGTGTGGTGCGCATGCGCGTGGGCCAGGTCCTCGACATGATTGCCGCTCACGATTCCGGAGCCCGCCGATGA